One window of the Notolabrus celidotus isolate fNotCel1 chromosome 23, fNotCel1.pri, whole genome shotgun sequence genome contains the following:
- the slc10a7 gene encoding sodium/bile acid cotransporter 7 isoform X1, whose protein sequence is MGLLARIRKEWFIIGIVLVILSAKVHPSVGVKGGPLKPEITIAYIAVSLIFFNSGLSLKTEELTSALFHVRLHLLVQSFTLVFVPLAVWLLLRVLALTAIDQWLLRGLQTVSCMPPPVSSAVILTKAVGGNEAAAIFNSAFGSFLGIIVTPVLLLLFLGSSSSVPFSSIFSQLFMTVVVPLILGQVCRRFLREYLERRKPPFSAVSSAVLLMIIYTTFCDTFSNPNIELDPTSLLLVVLIIFSLQLSFMLLTFAFSSRSGSGFSPADTVAIMFCSTHKSLTLGIPMLKIVFEGYEHLSLISVPLLIYHPAQILLGSVLVPTIRTWMTSRQKEAELKLSQFSLEAVKLSTLQPI, encoded by the exons ATGGGCCTCCTCGCGAGGATCCGGAAAGAGTGGTTCATCATCGGGATCGTGCTGGTCATCTTATCCGCCAAAGTGCATCCCAGCGTCGGTGTCAAAGGAG GTCCATTAAAGCCGGAGATCACCATCGCCTACATCGCCGTGTCGCTGATCTTCTTCAACAGCGGCCTGTCCCTAAAAACAGAG GAGTTAACCAGCGCACTCTTCCACGTGCGTCTTCACCTCCTCGTCCAGTCCTTCACGCTCGTCTTCGTCCCTCTCGCCGTGTGGCTGCTGCTCAGAGTGCTCGCGCTGACCGCCATCGACCAATGGCTGCTCAGAGG GCTACAGACGGTGAGCTGCATGCCCCCGCCGGTCTCGTCCGCTGTCATCCTCACCAAGGCTGTCGGAGGCAAcgag gctgcTGCCATCTTTAACTCTGCGTTTGGAAGCTTCCTG GGAATCATCGTGACTCCAgtgctgctcctgctgttc ctcggTTCTTCCTCCTCCGTTCccttctcctccatcttctcTCAGCTCTTCATGACTGTGGTGGTCCCCCTCATCCTCGGCCAG gtgtgcaGGAGATTCCTCAGGGAGTACCTGGAGCGGAGGAAGCCTCCGTTCAGCGCCGTGAGCAGCGCCGTCCTCCTCATGATCATCTACACCACCTTTTGTGACACCTTCAGTAACCCCAACATCGAGCTGGACCCCACCAGCCTGCTGCTCGTCGTCCTCATCA TTTTCTCCCTCCAGCTGAGCTTCATGCTGCTCACCTTTGCCTTTTCCAGCAG GTCGGGCTCAGGATTCAGCCCTGCAGACACCGTGGCCATCATGTTCTGCTCCACACACAAGTCTCTCACTCTGG GCATCCCCATGTTGAAGATTGTATTCGAGGGCTACGAGCATCTCTCTCTGATCTCGGTCCCTCTGTTGATCTACCACCCGGCTCAGATCCTGCTGGGCTCCGTCCTCGTACCGACCATCCGCACCTGGATGACCAGTCGGCAgaag GAAGCTGAATTGAAATTGTCCCAGTTTAGCTTAGAG gcGGTGAAACTGTCGACTCTTCAGCCCATCTGA
- the slc10a7 gene encoding sodium/bile acid cotransporter 7 isoform X2 translates to MGLLARIRKEWFIIGIVLVILSAKVHPSVGVKGGPLKPEITIAYIAVSLIFFNSGLSLKTEELTSALFHVRLHLLVQSFTLVFVPLAVWLLLRVLALTAIDQWLLRGLQTVSCMPPPVSSAVILTKAVGGNEAAAIFNSAFGSFLGIIVTPVLLLLFLGSSSSVPFSSIFSQLFMTVVVPLILGQVCRRFLREYLERRKPPFSAVSSAVLLMIIYTTFCDTFSNPNIELDPTSLLLVVLIIFSLQLSFMLLTFAFSSRSGSGFSPADTVAIMFCSTHKSLTLGIPMLKIVFEGYEHLSLISVPLLIYHPAQILLGSVLVPTIRTWMTSRQKAVKLSTLQPI, encoded by the exons ATGGGCCTCCTCGCGAGGATCCGGAAAGAGTGGTTCATCATCGGGATCGTGCTGGTCATCTTATCCGCCAAAGTGCATCCCAGCGTCGGTGTCAAAGGAG GTCCATTAAAGCCGGAGATCACCATCGCCTACATCGCCGTGTCGCTGATCTTCTTCAACAGCGGCCTGTCCCTAAAAACAGAG GAGTTAACCAGCGCACTCTTCCACGTGCGTCTTCACCTCCTCGTCCAGTCCTTCACGCTCGTCTTCGTCCCTCTCGCCGTGTGGCTGCTGCTCAGAGTGCTCGCGCTGACCGCCATCGACCAATGGCTGCTCAGAGG GCTACAGACGGTGAGCTGCATGCCCCCGCCGGTCTCGTCCGCTGTCATCCTCACCAAGGCTGTCGGAGGCAAcgag gctgcTGCCATCTTTAACTCTGCGTTTGGAAGCTTCCTG GGAATCATCGTGACTCCAgtgctgctcctgctgttc ctcggTTCTTCCTCCTCCGTTCccttctcctccatcttctcTCAGCTCTTCATGACTGTGGTGGTCCCCCTCATCCTCGGCCAG gtgtgcaGGAGATTCCTCAGGGAGTACCTGGAGCGGAGGAAGCCTCCGTTCAGCGCCGTGAGCAGCGCCGTCCTCCTCATGATCATCTACACCACCTTTTGTGACACCTTCAGTAACCCCAACATCGAGCTGGACCCCACCAGCCTGCTGCTCGTCGTCCTCATCA TTTTCTCCCTCCAGCTGAGCTTCATGCTGCTCACCTTTGCCTTTTCCAGCAG GTCGGGCTCAGGATTCAGCCCTGCAGACACCGTGGCCATCATGTTCTGCTCCACACACAAGTCTCTCACTCTGG GCATCCCCATGTTGAAGATTGTATTCGAGGGCTACGAGCATCTCTCTCTGATCTCGGTCCCTCTGTTGATCTACCACCCGGCTCAGATCCTGCTGGGCTCCGTCCTCGTACCGACCATCCGCACCTGGATGACCAGTCGGCAgaag gcGGTGAAACTGTCGACTCTTCAGCCCATCTGA